The proteins below come from a single Gaiella occulta genomic window:
- a CDS encoding RNA polymerase sigma factor has translation MLSSLSRGRAMPARTVAGLQDDVEAFLVLVREHEVGLRRLAFRLLGDRERAADALQETLLRAFRSRAGFRGEADVRTWLYRIAYNVCLDELRRRRLTVVSLAEATPRAGENDLVEAVVLREDLASALAGLPPVERAAVLLVDAEGLNYAEAAAVLGVPEGTVASRLSRARLTLRRVLADREGVELR, from the coding sequence ATGCTCTCGAGCCTCTCCCGGGGGCGGGCGATGCCAGCCCGGACCGTGGCGGGCCTTCAGGACGATGTGGAGGCGTTTCTCGTACTGGTGCGGGAGCACGAGGTGGGGTTGCGACGGCTTGCCTTCCGGCTGCTCGGCGATCGTGAACGGGCGGCGGATGCGCTGCAGGAGACGCTCTTGCGCGCGTTTCGGTCGCGAGCCGGGTTTCGTGGTGAGGCGGACGTGCGCACCTGGCTGTACCGGATCGCCTACAACGTCTGCCTGGACGAGCTGCGTCGCCGCAGGCTCACGGTGGTTTCGCTTGCCGAGGCGACGCCGCGGGCGGGTGAGAACGATCTGGTCGAGGCTGTGGTGTTGCGGGAGGATCTCGCGAGCGCGCTGGCGGGGCTGCCGCCGGTCGAGCGTGCGGCGGTCTTGCTCGTCGACGCCGAGGGTTTGAACTATGCGGAGGCGGCAGCGGTACTGGGCGTGCCGGAAGGAACTGTCGCGTCGCGCCTGAGCCGCGCCCGGCTGACGCTGCGGCGGGTGCTGGCCGACAGGGAAGGAGTCGAGCTGCGGTGA
- a CDS encoding DUF3761 domain-containing protein, whose amino-acid sequence MLVGAASSGSATPPPGATARCDDGTYSYSKHHSGTCSHHGGVAAWLGGSSTAPAPTADGGSSRTDVGQTVLLSPRTRTTHCRLGVDPDRSCSPGAYYSKLTRPVICSATFRTSSIRNVPESEKLDVEAEYGMKPGHYGRTLEIDHIVSLELGGSNDIANLYPERAPGYHAKDALENRLHSMVCTGAITLRSAQHRIASNWQALYKKVFGVAPTT is encoded by the coding sequence GTGCTGGTCGGCGCCGCGTCCTCCGGAAGCGCCACCCCTCCACCAGGCGCCACCGCCCGTTGCGACGACGGCACGTACAGCTACTCCAAGCACCACTCCGGAACCTGCTCTCACCACGGCGGCGTTGCCGCCTGGCTCGGCGGTAGCTCCACCGCGCCCGCGCCGACCGCAGACGGCGGCAGCAGCCGAACCGATGTCGGCCAGACTGTGCTGCTCTCGCCTCGGACGAGAACGACGCACTGCAGGCTCGGCGTCGATCCCGACCGCAGCTGCTCGCCGGGCGCCTACTACAGCAAGCTGACCAGGCCTGTCATCTGCTCAGCGACATTCCGGACGAGCTCGATCCGGAACGTGCCCGAATCGGAAAAGCTCGACGTCGAGGCCGAGTACGGGATGAAGCCAGGACACTACGGGCGAACGCTCGAGATCGACCACATCGTCTCGCTCGAGCTCGGAGGTTCCAACGACATCGCCAACCTCTACCCCGAGCGCGCCCCCGGCTACCACGCAAAGGACGCCCTCGAGAACAGGCTTCACAGCATGGTCTGCACGGGTGCGATCACTCTTCGCAGTGCGCAACACCGGATCGCGAGCAACTGGCAGGCGCTCTACAAGAAGGTCTTCGGCGTGGCGCCGACCACCTAG
- a CDS encoding antibiotic biosynthesis monooxygenase family protein: MLIRVFRARPKRGMGDELAQLIEEVSIPFVDGQPGLLARHSGRGFGAMGDEIVMISVWESLDAMKNMTGENWESEVIPDEREAEGSRNAPSTTTNRSTEAAAVARSRRELHVHEQCDGQWQLREQHSCHGVGAGPWRAASCLHLRDELDRVGMHPPMRSSA, from the coding sequence ATGCTCATTCGCGTCTTTCGTGCCAGGCCGAAGCGAGGGATGGGCGACGAGCTCGCTCAGCTGATCGAGGAGGTCTCGATTCCGTTCGTGGACGGCCAACCAGGACTCCTCGCGCGTCACAGCGGACGTGGCTTCGGGGCCATGGGCGACGAAATCGTGATGATCTCGGTCTGGGAGAGCCTCGACGCCATGAAGAACATGACCGGCGAGAACTGGGAGAGCGAAGTGATCCCGGACGAGCGCGAAGCCGAGGGATCGAGGAATGCTCCGTCCACCACTACGAATCGATCGACTGAAGCTGCGGCCGTAGCACGATCGCGGCGCGAGTTGCACGTCCACGAGCAATGCGACGGGCAGTGGCAACTGCGAGAACAGCATTCCTGCCATGGCGTCGGCGCCGGCCCGTGGCGGGCTGCGTCATGCCTGCACCTGCGTGACGAGCTCGATCGGGTTGGAATGCACCCGCCTATGCGGAGCTCCGCATAG
- a CDS encoding methyltransferase domain-containing protein, whose protein sequence is MSRDLMRSDEIKAFVRDAYRAVNGSTTRVAERLYSAEELALVPESARNGALGLCNHLRFARIEPGATVLDLGCGSGIDTILAAQRAGPSGRVIALDFLPEMLEQTAQAAREAGLGNVDTLEAEMEEIPLPDASVDVVISNGVVNLSPRKARVLAECARVLRPGGELCVSDLTIDEDDLPPEVLTHPAAWAG, encoded by the coding sequence ATGAGCCGCGACCTGATGCGCTCGGACGAGATCAAGGCGTTCGTCCGCGATGCCTACCGGGCCGTCAACGGGTCGACGACGCGCGTCGCCGAGCGCCTCTACAGCGCGGAGGAGCTGGCGCTGGTGCCGGAGTCGGCGCGCAACGGTGCGCTCGGCCTCTGCAACCACCTCCGTTTCGCGCGCATCGAGCCGGGTGCGACGGTGCTCGATCTCGGCTGCGGCTCGGGTATCGACACGATCCTCGCGGCGCAGCGGGCGGGCCCCAGCGGCCGCGTGATCGCGCTCGACTTCCTGCCGGAGATGCTCGAACAGACGGCGCAGGCGGCGCGCGAGGCCGGGCTCGGGAACGTCGACACGCTCGAAGCCGAGATGGAGGAGATCCCGCTGCCCGACGCGAGCGTCGACGTCGTGATCTCGAACGGCGTCGTCAACCTCTCGCCGCGCAAGGCGCGCGTGCTCGCCGAATGCGCGCGCGTCCTTCGGCCGGGCGGCGAGCTGTGCGTCTCCGACCTGACCATCGACGAGGACGATCTCCCCCCGGAGGTCCTGACCCACCCGGCCGCCTGGGCCGGCTGA
- a CDS encoding anti-sigma factor family protein: MISCAQAVRELWDYLDGLVDDAERAAVEEHLSVCRRCCGELEFAEELRGFLARNADEELPPDVHARLTATLHGLEGR; this comes from the coding sequence GTGATCAGCTGCGCCCAGGCCGTCCGCGAGCTGTGGGACTACCTCGACGGGCTCGTCGACGACGCCGAGCGCGCCGCGGTCGAGGAGCACCTGAGCGTCTGCCGTCGCTGCTGCGGCGAGCTCGAGTTCGCGGAGGAGCTGCGCGGCTTCCTCGCCCGGAACGCCGACGAGGAGCTGCCGCCCGACGTGCACGCGCGACTGACCGCGACGCTGCACGGGTTGGAGGGCAGATGA
- a CDS encoding sigma-70 family RNA polymerase sigma factor yields the protein MAADGACTEDTDPADAARRRFRELAEPELPRLYRLARRLVGDDAEDAVQDCLLNAYRRLGQLEHGDAAPAWLTRILVNCCRDRHRRRARRPQEVAVEDIEQFSLYRKLADEDPFPYSDSLHLDFLHRFGREDVQAVLATLPEHYRTPLLLVYVDGFLAKEVAQMTKVPLGTILARLHRGRKLFERRLWEYAEANEMLREPVA from the coding sequence ATGGCTGCGGATGGCGCATGCACGGAGGACACCGATCCGGCCGATGCAGCTCGGAGGCGCTTCCGCGAGCTTGCCGAGCCCGAGCTGCCGCGCCTCTACCGGCTCGCGCGCCGGCTCGTCGGCGACGACGCCGAGGATGCCGTCCAGGACTGCCTGCTCAACGCCTACCGCAGGCTCGGGCAGCTCGAACACGGCGATGCCGCGCCCGCGTGGCTCACGCGCATCCTCGTCAACTGCTGCCGCGACCGCCACCGCCGCCGCGCGCGCCGGCCGCAGGAGGTGGCGGTCGAGGACATCGAGCAGTTCTCCCTCTACCGCAAGCTCGCCGACGAGGATCCGTTCCCGTACTCGGACTCGCTCCACCTCGACTTCCTGCACCGCTTCGGGCGCGAGGACGTCCAGGCCGTGCTCGCCACGCTGCCGGAGCACTACCGCACGCCGCTCCTGCTCGTCTACGTCGACGGCTTCCTCGCGAAGGAGGTCGCACAGATGACGAAAGTGCCGCTCGGGACGATCCTCGCGCGGCTCCACCGCGGCCGCAAGCTGTTCGAGCGCCGGCTCTGGGAGTACGCGGAGGCCAACGAGATGCTGCGGGAGCCGGTCGCGTGA
- a CDS encoding methyltransferase domain-containing protein yields MEPAQEEMPAGIDVDLLKSEIKNTYACVSQEPDRDFIFPTGRAWAQDLDYPPELANVPEAAVESFAGVANPWEIGRLSAGERVLDLGCGAGTDTLVAAQMVGPEGSVTGIDMTPEMLAKARRAATEMRATNVEFVEGEIELLPFADESIDVVISNGVIDLLPDKDTVFAEIYRVLCPGGRIQLADVTIQQPVSQEGKRNIDLWTGUIAGALLEAEYAQILQRHGFERIETGNLVATYARSTSEDTRRKAIKFGANGTTVKAYKAVAPARAAGRTGADGEQPTSSRPLRENDDKGR; encoded by the coding sequence ATGGAACCAGCCCAAGAAGAAATGCCCGCCGGCATCGACGTCGATCTCCTCAAATCGGAGATCAAGAACACCTACGCGTGCGTGTCGCAGGAGCCCGACAGGGACTTCATCTTCCCGACCGGGCGCGCCTGGGCGCAAGACCTCGACTACCCGCCCGAGCTCGCGAACGTGCCAGAGGCGGCGGTCGAGTCGTTCGCAGGAGTCGCAAACCCCTGGGAGATCGGCCGGCTCTCCGCCGGTGAGCGCGTGCTCGACCTCGGCTGCGGCGCAGGCACCGACACGCTCGTCGCCGCGCAGATGGTCGGCCCCGAAGGAAGCGTCACCGGCATCGACATGACGCCCGAGATGCTCGCCAAGGCGCGTCGGGCCGCCACGGAGATGCGCGCCACCAACGTCGAGTTCGTCGAAGGCGAGATCGAGCTGCTGCCATTCGCCGACGAGAGCATCGACGTCGTGATCTCGAACGGCGTCATCGACCTCCTCCCCGACAAGGACACGGTCTTCGCGGAGATCTACCGCGTCCTGTGCCCGGGGGGCCGCATCCAGCTCGCCGACGTCACGATCCAGCAGCCGGTCAGCCAGGAAGGCAAACGCAACATCGACCTCTGGACCGGCTGAATCGCCGGCGCTCTGCTGGAAGCAGAGTACGCGCAAATCCTGCAACGACACGGCTTCGAGCGAATCGAGACCGGCAACCTCGTCGCAACCTACGCACGCTCGACGTCGGAGGACACCCGGCGAAAAGCCATCAAATTCGGTGCGAACGGGACAACGGTGAAGGCCTACAAAGCCGTCGCGCCTGCGCGAGCGGCCGGGCGCACGGGGGCCGACGGCGAGCAGCCGACGAGCTCACGCCCGCTTCGAGAGAACGACGACAAAGGGAGATGA
- a CDS encoding DsrE family protein, translating to MTDGQKVLVNLATGLEDAERVTIAFLVATAALDKGKPAAIWLTKDAVRLALPDEAKGEACDGCPPLERLFGQFADGGGELLVCPICFNSRKLDESQLVGNARIAGASPLHDWIGEGATVFSY from the coding sequence ATGACGGACGGACAAAAGGTGCTCGTGAACCTGGCGACGGGACTGGAGGATGCCGAACGCGTGACGATCGCCTTCCTCGTCGCAACCGCCGCGCTCGACAAGGGCAAGCCCGCCGCGATCTGGCTGACAAAGGACGCGGTGCGGCTTGCGCTGCCAGACGAGGCGAAAGGCGAAGCGTGCGACGGCTGCCCGCCGCTCGAGCGGCTGTTCGGCCAGTTCGCAGACGGAGGCGGCGAGCTGCTCGTTTGCCCGATCTGCTTCAACTCGCGCAAGCTCGACGAATCACAGCTCGTCGGCAACGCGAGGATCGCCGGCGCGTCACCGCTCCACGACTGGATCGGCGAGGGTGCGACCGTTTTCAGCTACTGA
- a CDS encoding DUF2182 domain-containing protein encodes MRLDRGALTALTGVAAAAWVALVLQPDGMAMGMPAFLAGWTLMMAAMMLPSIAPLVLLHRRVRGGGRSTVALALGYLFVWAAFGLPAFAAQLALGDRAPAGAVAAVLVVAGVYQLTPLKTACLRRCRSALDFLMQRPQHGAVRLGLTHGIYCVGCCWGLMAVLVGAGAMGLAWAAAIAALVFAEKLLPAGERFARLTGIALVVTGLVITVGAVRPG; translated from the coding sequence GTGCGGCTCGACCGCGGCGCGCTGACGGCACTCACGGGCGTCGCAGCCGCCGCCTGGGTCGCACTGGTACTCCAACCGGACGGGATGGCGATGGGAATGCCTGCGTTCCTCGCCGGCTGGACGCTGATGATGGCCGCGATGATGCTGCCCTCGATCGCGCCGCTCGTGCTGCTCCACCGGCGCGTCAGGGGTGGCGGTCGGAGCACCGTCGCGCTTGCGCTCGGCTACCTGTTCGTGTGGGCGGCCTTCGGCCTGCCGGCATTCGCGGCGCAGCTCGCGCTCGGTGACCGGGCGCCCGCCGGAGCCGTCGCGGCCGTACTGGTCGTCGCCGGCGTCTACCAGCTGACACCACTGAAAACCGCCTGCCTGCGCCGCTGCCGCAGCGCGCTCGATTTCCTGATGCAACGGCCGCAACACGGCGCGGTGCGGCTCGGCCTCACACACGGCATCTACTGCGTCGGTTGTTGCTGGGGGCTGATGGCGGTACTCGTCGGCGCGGGCGCGATGGGACTCGCCTGGGCCGCGGCGATCGCCGCGCTCGTCTTCGCCGAAAAACTGCTCCCGGCCGGCGAGCGCTTCGCCCGCCTGACCGGGATCGCTCTCGTTGTCACCGGACTCGTCATCACCGTCGGAGCCGTGCGCCCCGGCTGA
- a CDS encoding DUF1326 domain-containing protein encodes MTEASSSWKLDGTVLIACNCDYGCPCNFNALPTTGDCEGQWTWHVEHGHLGGVTLDGLNFSVAADWPGAIHEGNGEATVFVDDRADEHQLEAIGTLLSGEAGGPWAIVGKTLTTVHGPHQMRYELTLDGLHTTLRVGEAMELELEPIRNPVSGAEVHPGAVLPEGFIFREGAFASSKTFRVADGVNYEHPGKYAAIAPFEYAGP; translated from the coding sequence ATGACAGAAGCATCAAGCTCGTGGAAGCTCGACGGCACCGTCCTGATCGCCTGCAACTGCGACTACGGCTGCCCCTGCAACTTCAACGCGCTACCCACCACCGGCGACTGCGAGGGCCAGTGGACATGGCACGTCGAGCACGGACACCTCGGCGGGGTGACGCTCGACGGACTGAACTTCAGCGTTGCGGCCGACTGGCCGGGCGCGATCCACGAAGGCAACGGCGAAGCGACCGTCTTCGTCGACGACCGCGCCGACGAGCACCAACTGGAAGCGATCGGCACACTGCTCAGCGGCGAAGCCGGCGGCCCCTGGGCGATCGTCGGCAAGACGCTCACGACGGTGCATGGCCCACACCAGATGCGCTACGAGCTCACGCTCGACGGCCTCCACACGACGCTGCGTGTCGGCGAGGCGATGGAGCTCGAGCTGGAACCGATCCGCAACCCCGTCAGCGGCGCCGAGGTACATCCCGGCGCCGTCCTTCCCGAAGGGTTCATCTTCCGCGAAGGCGCCTTCGCCTCCTCCAAGACCTTCCGGGTCGCCGACGGCGTCAACTACGAGCATCCCGGCAAATACGCCGCCATCGCCCCGTTCGAGTACGCAGGTCCCTAG
- a CDS encoding MBL fold metallo-hydrolase: MRVCIHRGAAEIGGNVVEVEHERARVVLDLGLPLAAALDGESLPRTIGGLLKPDNSLLGVVITHGHPDHYGLIGQVDPEIPVYVGAATARILAEAAFFTPMGARIQPTGLLADRTPFELGPFKITPFLVDHSAFDAYALLVEAGGRRLFYSGDLRGHGRKHGLFERLITNPPPPPT; the protein is encoded by the coding sequence ATGCGCGTGTGCATTCATCGCGGCGCCGCCGAAATCGGGGGGAACGTCGTCGAAGTCGAACACGAGCGGGCAAGAGTGGTTCTCGACCTTGGGCTTCCTCTCGCTGCCGCGCTCGACGGCGAAAGCCTGCCGCGGACGATCGGCGGCTTGCTGAAGCCCGACAACAGCCTGCTCGGGGTCGTCATCACGCACGGCCATCCCGACCACTACGGTCTGATTGGTCAAGTCGATCCGGAGATCCCGGTTTACGTCGGAGCTGCGACCGCGCGGATCCTTGCTGAGGCCGCGTTCTTTACTCCGATGGGAGCGAGGATCCAGCCCACTGGTCTACTCGCCGACCGAACGCCGTTCGAGCTCGGCCCGTTCAAGATCACGCCCTTCCTCGTAGATCACAGCGCCTTCGACGCATACGCGCTCCTCGTAGAGGCGGGCGGACGGAGGCTCTTCTACAGCGGAGATCTCCGCGGCCACGGCCGAAAGCACGGCCTCTTCGAGCGGCTCATCACCAATCCGCCCCCCCCCCCGACATAG